In Oscillatoria salina IIICB1, a single window of DNA contains:
- a CDS encoding COP23 domain-containing protein gives REYGGECADLLFTLRPEDDTIAIAEQLADTFKGRAVGGLRQSSSDRQYYIEVNIDQLLIEAQFARE, from the coding sequence CGTGAATACGGTGGTGAGTGTGCTGACTTACTTTTTACACTGCGTCCAGAAGACGATACAATAGCGATCGCGGAACAATTGGCAGATACTTTCAAGGGTCGCGCTGTTGGTGGGTTACGACAAAGTAGCTCCGATCGACAATATTATATTGAGGTTAATATAGACCAACTTCTCATTGAAGCACAATTTGCACGAGAGTAA
- the argS gene encoding arginine--tRNA ligase encodes MNSILEQLRNRFSKALVAAFGENLATYDPQVVPASNPKFGDYQSNAALPLAKQLRQKPREIAQQIVANLDVSDFCQPPEIAGPGFINLTLQPAYLETRLQEIEADARLGVEIAKQPQRIVIDFSSPNIAKEMHVGHLRSTIIGDCIARILEFRGHDVLRLNHVGDWGTQFGMLIAYLREVYPEALTTADALEIGDLVSFYRQAKKRFDEDEEFREKSRQEVVKLQAGAADSRHAWELLCDQSRREFQVIYNLLDVELTERGESFYNPLLPAVAEDLAKQGLLEENQGAKCVFLEGFTNKEGEPLPLIVQKSDGGYNYATTDLAALRYRIQKDRCDRIIYVTDAGQATHFAAVFQVAKRAGWIPNNVEVVHVPFGLVLGEDGKKLKTRSGETIRLRDLLDEAIARARNDLESRLVREDRHENPEFIDNVAKTVGIGAVKYADLSQNRIGNYIFSYDKMLSLQGNTAPYLLYAYVRVQGIARKGEIDLENLGTQAKVILAEESELTLAKHILQLTEVLKEVEQDLLPNRLCQYLFELSQKYNQFYDRCPVLQADEPERTSRLILCNLTAKTIKLGLSLLGISVLERM; translated from the coding sequence ATGAACTCGATTCTCGAACAACTTAGAAATCGCTTTAGTAAAGCACTTGTCGCCGCTTTTGGCGAAAATTTAGCGACTTATGACCCCCAAGTCGTCCCCGCATCAAACCCAAAGTTTGGTGACTATCAATCTAATGCTGCTTTACCGCTAGCGAAACAGTTGCGTCAAAAACCAAGGGAAATAGCACAGCAAATCGTTGCTAATCTTGATGTTAGCGATTTCTGTCAACCACCGGAAATTGCTGGACCTGGGTTTATTAATCTGACGCTACAACCAGCATATCTAGAAACAAGGTTACAGGAAATTGAAGCTGATGCACGTCTGGGTGTAGAAATAGCGAAACAACCTCAACGAATAGTTATTGATTTTTCTAGTCCAAATATTGCTAAAGAAATGCACGTCGGACATTTACGTTCGACAATTATAGGTGATTGTATTGCCCGAATTTTAGAATTTCGCGGTCACGATGTTTTGCGTCTTAATCATGTGGGTGACTGGGGAACTCAATTTGGAATGTTAATTGCTTATTTACGAGAAGTTTATCCAGAAGCTTTAACGACTGCTGATGCTTTAGAAATTGGCGATTTAGTGAGTTTTTATCGTCAAGCAAAGAAACGTTTTGATGAGGATGAAGAATTTCGGGAAAAGTCTCGTCAAGAAGTGGTTAAATTACAAGCAGGTGCAGCAGATAGTCGTCATGCTTGGGAGTTACTTTGCGACCAATCTCGGCGCGAATTTCAGGTAATTTACAATCTCTTAGATGTAGAATTAACTGAAAGAGGCGAGTCTTTTTACAATCCTTTGTTACCCGCAGTCGCAGAAGATTTAGCCAAACAAGGTTTGTTAGAAGAAAACCAAGGTGCAAAATGTGTTTTCTTAGAAGGTTTCACGAATAAAGAAGGTGAACCTTTACCTTTGATTGTGCAAAAATCTGATGGTGGCTATAACTATGCAACCACAGATTTAGCCGCCTTACGCTATCGTATCCAAAAAGATCGCTGCGATCGCATTATTTATGTCACTGATGCGGGACAAGCAACTCACTTCGCGGCTGTGTTTCAAGTCGCAAAACGCGCAGGATGGATACCCAATAACGTCGAAGTCGTTCACGTTCCCTTTGGTTTAGTTTTAGGCGAAGATGGGAAAAAACTCAAGACTCGTTCGGGGGAAACCATCCGTTTGCGAGATTTGTTAGATGAGGCGATCGCCCGCGCACGCAATGACTTAGAATCAAGATTAGTCAGGGAAGACCGTCACGAAAACCCAGAATTTATCGATAACGTCGCGAAAACCGTGGGAATTGGGGCTGTCAAATACGCTGATTTGAGTCAAAATCGGATCGGTAACTACATCTTTAGTTACGATAAAATGCTTTCACTCCAAGGCAACACTGCACCTTATTTGCTCTATGCTTATGTTAGAGTGCAAGGGATTGCCCGTAAAGGTGAAATCGACTTGGAAAACTTAGGAACTCAAGCCAAGGTTATCTTAGCAGAAGAAAGTGAATTAACCTTAGCCAAACACATTTTACAACTAACTGAAGTTCTCAAAGAAGTCGAACAAGATTTGTTACCAAATCGCCTTTGTCAGTATCTTTTTGAACTCAGTCAAAAGTATAATCAATTTTACGATCGCTGTCCGGTTTTACAAGCAGATGAACCGGAACGCACATCTCGCTTAATCTTGTGCAACCTCACTGCGAAGACGATAAAATTAGGCTTATCTCTCCTAGGTATATCCGTACTCGAAAGAATGTAA